In Psychrobacter sp. JCM 18902, a single window of DNA contains:
- the sppA gene encoding signal peptide peptidase SppA: protein MPNWPPDPNKRPDNSANQPVPMSPPSQPSGQEWRLLENTLLASVVEQRRARRWSIFFKLLTFGYILLIFLTLGRSCSSSAPTGLDGVDTSKPHLAVVELQGVISSGDVANAYDVNEALTRAFENSNSKAVVLDINSPGGSPVQSDEIWQTMMDLRKEYPDKKLYAVIGDMGASGAYYIASAADEIYVNPSSLVGSIGVIMPSYNIKGLMDKVGVEDRTITAGEYKDILSLSRPLTDYEEKHVEKVLDNTHKHFINAVKEGRGDRLKNPEQNKLFSGLFWTGEQSIELGLADKKGSIASLEKQLELDNVINYSPTDPFQLFMDRFAVKLGAGIGSSVSLDVLPQEQGNAQMR, encoded by the coding sequence ATGCCCAACTGGCCACCAGACCCTAATAAACGTCCTGACAATTCGGCAAATCAGCCAGTACCGATGTCGCCGCCAAGCCAACCGAGTGGACAAGAATGGCGATTGCTTGAAAACACTTTATTGGCTAGTGTGGTCGAGCAACGCCGCGCCCGTCGCTGGAGTATCTTTTTTAAACTATTGACCTTTGGTTATATTTTACTGATATTTCTGACGCTTGGTCGTAGTTGCAGCAGCAGCGCGCCAACGGGTTTAGATGGTGTTGACACGAGCAAGCCGCATTTAGCTGTGGTTGAGCTACAAGGTGTCATTAGTAGTGGCGATGTGGCCAACGCTTATGATGTCAATGAGGCATTGACCCGTGCTTTTGAAAATAGCAATTCAAAGGCGGTAGTATTGGATATCAATTCACCTGGTGGCTCACCGGTACAGTCTGATGAGATTTGGCAGACTATGATGGATTTGCGTAAAGAATATCCAGACAAAAAACTCTATGCGGTGATTGGTGATATGGGTGCTTCTGGTGCGTATTATATTGCTTCTGCGGCGGATGAGATTTATGTAAACCCGTCAAGTTTGGTTGGCTCTATCGGCGTGATTATGCCAAGCTATAACATCAAAGGTTTGATGGATAAAGTTGGCGTAGAAGATCGTACGATTACTGCTGGTGAATACAAAGACATCTTAAGTTTGTCACGTCCGTTAACGGATTATGAAGAAAAACATGTGGAAAAAGTCTTGGACAACACCCACAAGCATTTCATTAATGCAGTGAAAGAAGGTCGCGGTGATCGTCTCAAAAATCCTGAACAAAATAAACTGTTCTCAGGATTATTCTGGACAGGCGAGCAGTCGATTGAGCTTGGCTTAGCCGATAAGAAAGGCAGCATCGCTAGCTTAGAAAAGCAGTTAGAGCTGGATAATGTCATCAATTATAGCCCAACAGATCCGTTCCAATTATTCATGGACCGCTTTGCTGTTAAATTGGGGGCGGGCATTGGCTCTAGTGTCAGCCTTGATGTTTTACCGCAAGAACAAGGTAATGCGCAGATGCGTTAA
- a CDS encoding alpha/beta hydrolase: MSDKINLPTFTALPVSTITNKPVLHFAHANGMPSAVYQPFFEKLAEFFTIEYIAMLGATPDYPVDDHWRSLTQQIIDSVKNTCEKHGVSQVVAVGHSLGAMCTLQALYRAPQHFAQAVLMDPPWIYGKVSLLWHLAKTADRLPMMNNRLMDKLSPAGVSKHRRDVWESRADAYDKMRHKGFFKNFDERSFQGYIEHGLHERADGKVTLAIPKASEVAVFRTNPSWYWLAPNHGPKPPVTLIIGQDSIFLKRRFPQQIKSRLNIPYEIHAGGHMFPLEYPESVSQQVLSLIEQQLPT, translated from the coding sequence ATGAGTGATAAAATTAATTTGCCAACTTTTACTGCTTTACCTGTCTCTACAATAACCAACAAACCTGTCCTGCATTTTGCTCATGCTAATGGGATGCCAAGTGCGGTTTATCAACCATTTTTTGAGAAGTTAGCAGAATTTTTTACTATTGAATATATTGCCATGCTGGGTGCAACGCCTGATTATCCAGTCGATGATCATTGGCGCAGCCTTACACAGCAGATTATTGATAGTGTCAAAAATACCTGTGAGAAGCATGGCGTGTCGCAAGTAGTGGCAGTGGGTCATTCGCTGGGTGCGATGTGTACCTTGCAGGCATTGTATCGTGCGCCGCAGCACTTTGCCCAAGCGGTACTCATGGATCCGCCTTGGATTTATGGCAAAGTGAGCTTGCTATGGCATTTGGCAAAGACGGCGGATAGATTGCCGATGATGAATAACCGCCTGATGGATAAATTGTCACCAGCTGGCGTGTCTAAGCATCGCCGTGATGTCTGGGAGAGCCGCGCAGATGCGTACGATAAGATGCGGCATAAAGGCTTTTTCAAAAACTTTGATGAACGCAGTTTTCAAGGCTATATCGAGCATGGGCTACACGAACGTGCGGATGGCAAAGTGACATTGGCGATTCCGAAAGCCAGTGAGGTCGCTGTCTTTCGCACCAATCCATCTTGGTATTGGCTGGCACCAAATCATGGACCAAAGCCGCCTGTTACTTTGATTATCGGTCAAGACAGTATCTTTTTAAAACGCCGATTTCCGCAACAAATAAAGTCGCGTTTGAATATTCCTTATGAGATCCATGCCGGTGGTCATATGTTTCCACTTGAGTATCCAGAGTCGGTCTCTCAGCAAGTATTATCATTGATTGAGCAGCAACTACCAACATAA
- a CDS encoding ComEC/Rec2 family competence protein encodes MYWLIGSLIIIAMMGVLAVADSMAIPTSSSLMDILNTPILSLSLIIFAIILIVIAQFNVPSAKPSHLSQHTAGLSSRNPSYNTSHKSKLFFRILTHVLVAVLAIGLIIGSALQALISHQQAELTEITEPMRVQALVTIEGISDSVYDVATDSGYRQVAVISDISPLVSALAVEDLDAMTSNFLIDENNSLSNNNLYKNNSNNNNDKDGTYRVLLNAYPKNSSKQSSKKNLDNNPFDRLNYLQPGDQLFISLALAPLATSEQALSNPSGFDSYRWLRGRHIDGVANILTVGTSNVTNTEVSKPAFASSSYLQRFQTYINQGRWQLRQHFYQDWSTQTTATQQAKAVTLSLLTGDRSLINRDTKDLYQLAGISHLLAISGTHVLFLAIMLAGAAVLLFDRLWPRIYRYVPCWQVRWWVMIAAAFIYALFTGFDVPAARTAWMLFAIGLVRLTLLPVSTMRVLFALAVLMAWLDPYVLWQAGYWLSFIAVALLLKYDDTSYTQSAVVSETAPAHNASVVETAFKRVWIIVKRVFKLQFWLFIALLPITLLLFGKASLWGLVINLFAIGLFGWVIVPLNLLAGLCYLLSPAIADSIWLLVSAIVAKLHELITWLTSLPALSEAWLYTPVNVAILLMVLLSMLPWLLPRGFISRWLALPPLTLLMMTVYANQQSLTTIPTLYILPTGDPYISAALLQYPVVNNEQSSTTDTHKNNISWLFLSDHRPNVARTMPSNLTANKLSMTLAQQLGSLSVDTLEGIVVQSSSAGLTDTLSTDKKYLASNASALLPLTVFQLNQRLPISQYWQAGRSDRWSAFQQAYKVTSQPKDMTNISVQRCEQGKTWQLGNGDLSIQALTGWSNIDSPSVWDCTVAIDTSLPIRVLKYNAADPLKSIPATAQTLTSSSQPPTHQANMPQARLILNADTHQRIWQMWTLLCSAEPAEQSLTFRNVTWLGHSTSQITTDVIERQTINEMITYDDKMPEATLSLNAAVDTTNTTP; translated from the coding sequence GTGTACTGGTTGATTGGTAGCTTGATTATTATCGCCATGATGGGCGTTTTGGCAGTCGCAGATAGTATGGCGATACCCACTAGTTCATCGTTAATGGATATATTGAATACTCCCATCTTATCTTTGTCGCTCATTATTTTTGCTATTATCCTGATTGTTATTGCCCAGTTTAATGTACCTTCTGCAAAACCTAGCCATTTATCGCAACATACGGCTGGTCTCTCTTCACGTAATCCTTCATATAATACTTCACATAAATCTAAACTCTTTTTTCGTATTTTGACTCATGTTTTAGTTGCTGTATTGGCAATTGGATTAATCATTGGCAGTGCGTTGCAAGCCCTGATTAGCCATCAACAAGCAGAATTAACAGAAATCACTGAGCCAATGCGTGTGCAAGCATTAGTCACTATCGAAGGGATAAGTGACAGCGTTTATGACGTCGCCACGGACAGTGGCTATCGACAAGTTGCTGTCATTAGTGATATATCACCCTTGGTGTCGGCGCTGGCGGTTGAAGATTTAGATGCCATGACCAGTAACTTTCTAATAGATGAAAATAATAGCCTAAGCAATAATAACCTATATAAAAATAACTCAAATAACAATAACGACAAAGATGGCACGTACCGTGTATTGCTCAACGCTTATCCAAAAAATTCATCAAAACAATCGTCCAAGAAAAATTTGGACAATAATCCGTTTGACCGCTTAAATTATTTACAACCTGGCGATCAGCTGTTTATAAGTTTAGCGCTTGCACCACTGGCGACTTCTGAGCAAGCGTTGAGCAATCCATCTGGTTTTGACAGTTATCGCTGGCTGCGAGGTCGTCATATTGATGGAGTCGCTAATATATTGACCGTTGGCACATCAAATGTAACCAATACTGAGGTATCAAAGCCAGCGTTTGCCTCTTCTTCATATCTGCAGCGTTTTCAGACTTATATTAATCAAGGACGTTGGCAATTACGCCAGCATTTTTATCAAGATTGGTCAACACAGACCACAGCAACGCAACAGGCAAAAGCGGTCACTTTAAGTTTGCTCACAGGTGATCGCAGTTTAATCAATCGCGATACCAAGGATTTGTATCAACTGGCTGGTATTTCACATTTGCTGGCTATCTCTGGCACCCATGTATTGTTTTTAGCGATTATGCTGGCAGGTGCGGCGGTGTTGCTTTTTGATCGGCTATGGCCAAGGATTTATCGTTATGTACCGTGTTGGCAAGTGCGCTGGTGGGTGATGATCGCTGCTGCTTTTATTTATGCGCTATTTACTGGTTTTGATGTACCCGCTGCTCGTACCGCATGGATGTTATTCGCGATAGGTTTGGTACGTTTAACATTATTGCCGGTTAGTACGATGCGGGTGTTGTTTGCATTGGCAGTGTTGATGGCATGGCTTGATCCCTATGTATTATGGCAGGCAGGGTACTGGCTATCTTTTATCGCAGTGGCATTGCTCCTTAAATATGATGATACGTCATATACGCAATCAGCTGTCGTATCAGAAACGGCACCTGCTCATAATGCCAGTGTAGTAGAGACTGCGTTCAAGCGTGTTTGGATAATAGTCAAACGTGTATTCAAATTACAATTTTGGCTATTTATTGCTTTATTACCTATTACATTGTTATTATTTGGCAAGGCGTCGCTGTGGGGTCTTGTCATCAATCTGTTTGCTATCGGTTTATTTGGTTGGGTGATTGTGCCGCTTAATCTGTTAGCAGGGCTGTGCTATCTTTTATCACCTGCTATTGCTGATAGTATTTGGCTGCTCGTTAGCGCCATTGTCGCGAAATTGCATGAACTGATAACGTGGTTAACTTCATTACCTGCATTGTCAGAAGCGTGGCTTTATACTCCTGTGAATGTCGCCATATTACTGATGGTACTATTAAGTATGTTGCCATGGCTACTACCACGAGGATTTATCAGTCGTTGGCTGGCACTGCCGCCGCTAACCTTATTAATGATGACGGTATATGCCAATCAGCAATCACTCACGACGATACCGACCTTGTATATCTTACCAACGGGTGATCCCTATATAAGTGCTGCTTTGTTGCAGTATCCTGTTGTCAATAATGAGCAGTCATCCACAACAGATACGCATAAGAACAACATCAGCTGGCTATTTTTATCTGACCACAGACCCAATGTCGCACGAACGATGCCAAGTAATCTAACGGCGAATAAGCTATCGATGACATTAGCGCAGCAGCTGGGTAGCTTGTCAGTTGATACACTAGAAGGTATAGTCGTGCAGAGTAGTAGTGCTGGATTGACGGATACGCTTAGTACTGATAAGAAGTATTTAGCTTCTAATGCTTCTGCGCTGTTACCTTTGACGGTTTTTCAGCTTAATCAGCGTTTACCTATTAGTCAGTATTGGCAAGCAGGACGCTCTGATCGTTGGTCTGCATTTCAGCAAGCCTATAAAGTCACTAGCCAACCCAAGGACATGACCAATATCAGTGTGCAACGCTGTGAACAAGGCAAAACATGGCAGTTGGGCAATGGTGACTTGTCCATACAAGCATTGACAGGATGGAGCAACATAGACAGTCCCAGCGTGTGGGATTGTACGGTGGCTATAGATACTAGCTTGCCCATAAGGGTATTAAAATATAATGCGGCTGATCCACTCAAATCAATACCTGCCACTGCGCAAACACTCACATCAAGTAGCCAGCCACCGACTCATCAAGCCAATATGCCTCAGGCACGTCTGATATTAAATGCAGATACTCATCAGCGCATTTGGCAAATGTGGACATTATTATGTTCAGCTGAACCAGCTGAGCAATCACTCACTTTTCGTAATGTGACATGGCTTGGACATAGCACGTCACAGATAACTACCGATGTGATAGAGCGGCAAACAATAAATGAAATGATCACTTATGATGACAAAATGCCAGAAGCAACGTTGTCTCTCAATGCAGCAGTAGATACTACCAATACGACGCCATAA